In Nicotiana tabacum cultivar K326 chromosome 10, ASM71507v2, whole genome shotgun sequence, the DNA window TAGCATTGCAATTAATTACTAATATGTATACATGGTTACTATTTCTGAATTTTAGCAGGTATTTTGAACTGACTTTTGCTTTTTAAAATCAGATGATTCAACTAGAATTAGGAAATGTTGTGGAAGGACAATGGGAAAAGGTCTTGAGAAAATGAAGAAGTCTATAGGAAGAAAGATGGTTATAGAAATCCCAGTTGGTAAAGGAAGGCCAGTTGAGGCAATTCCATCAGCAAAGCTATCAAATGAGTTAGGAATTGTTGCTCGCAACTTTCTTTCGCTTCCAAACAAGTGGAAGGAACTCACAAGAGAGGATAAGGATGCAGCATTAATTAGATGCCATGTAAGGATTCtatattttggtaaattttattaCATTGTAAATATGTTAGATTTTAATCTTTTCCGAGCAAAGGAAATTTTGATAGTTTTGTGAGTGTCTTCAAAACTTCTTATTTTGTAGGAGAAGTTTGAAATTAACTTGGACGAGCATTACACCAAAGATAGCTGTGAGGATATTCTGAAAAATAGAAGCTGACAATGGCGCTACAAATTAAAAAAGCTATTTGAAAGTGCAAGCT includes these proteins:
- the LOC107797448 gene encoding uncharacterized protein LOC107797448 is translated as MAPGGCVFRQTTITCASTQANRSSAPSNSNNPIPNTDDSTRIRKCCGRTMGKGLEKMKKSIGRKMVIEIPVGKGRPVEAIPSAKLSNELGIVARNFLSLPNKWKELTREDKDAALIRCHEKFEINLDEHYTKDSCEDILKNRS